The DNA region CCCGAAACCTTGATAAGCGATGTCCAGGAACGGGACCAGCTTATTCTCTTTGACGATCTGGACGATTTCCTGCCACTGTTCAAATGTGGGGTCGACGCCGGTGGGGTTGTGACAGCAAGCATGCAGGATGACAATGGTCTGGGCGGGCAGGGCACGCAAAGAGGCCAGCATGCCGGGGAAATCCAGGCCGTGAGTGGCTGCGTCGTAGTAGGCGTAGGTTTCTACCGGGAAGCCGGCGCGCTCGAATAGCGCGCGGTGATTTTCCCAACTGGGGTTGCTGATGACAACCTTGGCATTGGGCAGCAAGGCCTTCAGGAAGTCGGCGCCGATCTTCAGGGCGCCGGTGCCGCCCAGGGCCTGCGCGGTCAGGGCGCGGCCCGAACTAATAATGGGGGAGTCTGCGCCGAACAAGAGGGTTTGCGCGCCCTTGTTGTAGCCAGCGATGCCTTCCATGGGCAAATAGCCGCGCGCGGCATGAGCCTCGATTCTTGCGGTCTCCGCCTTGCTGACGGACTCGAGCAGCGGCAGACGACCTTGGTCGTCGTAATACACGCCTACACCAAGGTTGACCTTGCCTGTGCGGGCATCGGCGTTATATTGTTCGTTCAGGCCAAGGATGGGGTCGCGCGGAGCCAGTTCGACGCTTTCGAAAAGAGATGTCATGTAAGGGAATTTAGATGGGTAGTGAAACGGAAGACAATAGTGTGATAATAAGGGGTTTACCCTGAAAGTGTCCAGTATGAACGCCCCAGCACCAGGTTTCATCAATTATCCGAACAGCCCCTTTCAGTTGTACAGGCCTTATCCGCCGGCCGGCGACCAGCCCACGGCCATCGATGCGCTGGTCGAAGGCATCAATGACGGTCTGATGTACCAAACGCTATTGGGCGTGACCGGCTCCGGCAAGACCTACACCATGGCCAACGTCATTGCGCGCACCGGCCGCCCGGCCATTGTGCTGGCGCCCAACAAGACACTGGCGGCGCAGCTGTATGCCGAGATGCGTGAATTCTTTCCGAACAACGCCGTCGAGTACTTCGTGTCGTACTACGACTATTACCAGCCCGAAGCCTATGTTGCGGCGCGCGATCTGTTCATCGAGAAGGACTCGTCCATTAACGAGCACATCGAGCAGATGCGCTTGTCGGCCACTAAAAGCTTGCTGGAGCGCCGCGACACCATCATTGTCGGCACAGTGTCTTGCATCTATGGCATAGGCAATCCGGGCGACTACCACGCCATGGTGCTTACCCTGCGCACCGGCGACCGCATCGCGCGTCAAGAGCTCCTGGGCCGGTTAGTGGCGATGCAGTACGAGCGCAACGATGTGGAGTTCGTGCGAGGCGTGTTTCGGGCCCGCGGCGAGATCATCGATGTCTTCCCGGCGGAGCACGCTGAACTCGCCTTGCGCATTACCCTGTTTGATGACGAGATCGAGTCCTTGCAAATGTTCGATCCGCTTACCGGGAAGATCAACCGCAGCATTCCCCGTTTTACCGTCTTCCCCAGCTCGCATTACGTCACCCCGCGCGAGACCGTACTGCGCGCTATCGAAACCATCAAGGTGGAACTGCGCGAACGGCTGGCGGTGCTGATTGCAGACGGCAAGCTGGTCGAGGCACAGCGACTGGAGCAGCGCACGCGTTTCGACCTGGAAATGCTGCAGGAACTCGGCTTTTGCAAGGGCATCGAGAACTATTCCCGGCACCTGTCCGGCGCCGCGCCGGGCGATCCGCCACCCACGCTCATCGACTACCTGCCGCGTGACGCCTTGATGTTCATCGACGAAAGCCACGTGACCATGGGGCAGCTAAGTGCCATGTATCGGGGCGATCGTTCGCGCAAGTCGACGCTGGTGCAATTTGGGTTTCGTTTGCCGTCCGCGATGGACAATCGGCCCTTGCAGCTGGAAGAGTTCGAGCAGCGCATGCGGCAATGCGTATTTGTTTCGGCCACGCCGGCCAACTACGAGAACGAGCATACCGACAACGTGGTCGAGCAAGTGGTGCGGCCCACCGGCCTGGTCGACCCCTTGGTGGAAGTGCGTCCGGCGCTGACCCAGGTCGACGATCTGCTTGGCGAGATCAAGAAGCGTGTAGCGGTACAGGAGAGGGTGCTGGTTACTACGCTGACCAAGCGCATGTCGGAAGACCTTACCGATTATCTGGCCGAGCACGGCACCAAGGTGCGTTATCTGCATTCCGACATCGACACCGTAGAGCGCGTGGAGATCATCCGCGATTTGCGCTTGGGGGTGTTTGATGTGCTGGTGGGCATCAACCTGCTGCGCGAAGGCCTGGACATCCCGGAGGTGTCACTGGTGGCGATTCTTGATGCCGACAAGGAAGGTTTTCTGCGTTCGGAGCGCAGCCTGATTCAAACCATGGGGCGGGCCGCACGCAACATCAATGGACGCGCCATTCTTTATGCCGACCGCATTACCGACTCGATGCGACGCGCCATGGGTGAAACCGAGAGGCGCCGTCTGAAGCAACTGGAGTTCAACGAAGTCCACGGCATTACAGCGCGCGGCGTCAGCAAGGCCGTGCGCGAGATGATTGATGGTGTCATGGTGCCTGCGGAGCCGTCGGTGCTGGACGATATCTCTCCGGAGGTGCTGCGCGACGATAAGGCGTTGGCCAAGGAAATCCGGCGTCTTGAAAAACTGATGATGGACCATGCGAAGAATCTGGAATTCGAACAGGCGGCCAACGCCCGCGATGCGCTGAATCGGCTGAAACACAAGGCCTTGATGTCTTGACGGAAAAACGTTGGTAAAGACCAACAACGTCTTACATTTTCATGATGCGGACACACCTGTCTGCGTTTAACTGCAGCCGGGTATTGCTTTCAGAGTACCTAGGGTTTACCATTATACTTTCGTGTTGGGAGCGCTCGCGGCCTGAATTGTTGCGCTGCACGATTATTAGCTATCTCGCTATTAATCCAAGGCATTTCCAACATCGAATTACATCGCAGACGGCTTGTAACACCTTAATGTGCTTAAGTTTTTAGGCTTGTCAATAGTTGCTGCGAAGTAAATGTGGGCTTGCAAAAAGCCTTGCCTTATAACGGGTTTTCCCTCACACTGCTGGCTATGATGACTAAGGTACTTTTCGTTTGCATGGGTAATATCTGCCGCTCACCCAGCGCAGAGGGCGTGTTTCGCCGCATCGTCGACGAAGCAGGGCTTTCTGACGTGGTCGGCGTAGATTCGGCTGGCACCCACAGCTTTCATATTGGCGAGGCCCCCGACGCACGGGCCCAGGCAGCTGCGCGTAAACGCGGCTACGAACTGGCGCATTGTGTGGCTCGCCAGATCACCCCCGACGACTTCCGCGAGTTTGATCTTATTTTGGCGATGGACTGGGAAAACCTCTCGGCCCTGCAGCAGCAATGTCCCAAAGTATATCAGCACAAGCTCATGCTGCTTATGCGCTTCGCCAACGAATTCGAAGAGGCAACGGTGCCTGACCCCTATTACGGCGGCCCCGAAGGCTTCGGCAAAGTGCTCGACTATCTGGAAGACGCCTGTCAGGGCGTTATGGAAATGGTGCGCAAACGTGCGCTTCAGTATCAGGCTGCCTAGCTCGATCCATCACAACGCCTCACCGACATACCGCGCTACTTCAGCGCGGTTTTTTTTGGCTAATACTTGAGAAAAACTGTCGGAGATTTGCTATACTTGACTACGTTAGTCGGGAATAGAGACCGGCTTGCAAACCTTCGTGCATCAGACATTGGCAAGGACTTTCACCATGCGATTAACCACCAAGGGACGTTTTGCCGTGACCGCCATGATCGATCTGGCGTTGCGGCAACAAAGCGGGCCTGTAACGTTGGCCACCATCAGCGAGCGCCAAAATATTTCGTTGTCTTATCTTGAGCAGTTATTCGGCAAGCTGCGACGTCATGAACTGGTGGATAGCATACGCGGGCCGGGTGGCGGCTATACCTTGGCCAGACTTGCGCGTAATATTACGGTCGCCGACATCATCTTTGCCGTGGACGAGCCATTGGACGCGACCAGCTGCGGCGGCAAGGAAAACTGCAATATTGGGCGCAATGGCAGTATGGGTAAATGCATGACCCACGAGCTGTGGTCTACGCTTAATCGAAAAATGGTGGATTACCTGGATTCGGTTTCCCTGCAAGATCTGGTCGACCAAGAGCGTATGCGCCAGTTGCATGAGGCGACCCAGGCCCAGATCGCCGTTCGCCAAAACCGTTCACCCGATGTCTTGATAGCCACCAGTCGGCCAGTAACCGCATAAGCGCCGCTACGGAATCCCACCTATATGCAATCCCGCCCTGTTTATCTTGATTACTCTTCCACCACGCCGGTCGATACCCGGGTGGTGGACGCCATGCTGCCGTGGCTTGCCGAGCAGTTTGGCAATCCTGCGTCGCGCAGCCATGCCTATGGTTGGGACGCTGAAGAGGCAGTCGAGCAGGCAAGAACCCAGGTGGCACAGTTGATCAACGCCGATGCACGGGAAATTGTCTGGACCTCAGGTGCAACAGAGTCCAACAACCTGGCACTTAAAGGCGCGGCACACGCCTATGCCACCAAGGGGCGGCACATTGTTACCGTCAAGACCGAGCACAAGGCGGTACTGGATGTTTGCCGCGAGCTCGAACGCGAGGGCTTCGAAGTCACCTATCTGGACGTACCGGAAAGCGGCTTGCTCGACGTGGCGACCTTCAAGGCAGCGCTGCGGCCCGATACCATCCTGGCGTCAGTCATGCTGGTCAATAATGAAATCGGCGTCATACAAGACATACCCGCCATGGGTGCAGCATGTGGCGAGCAGGGCATAATTTTTCATGTGGATGCAGCCCAGGCAACTGGCAAGGTCGTGATCGATCTGCAGGCATGGAACGTCGATCTGATGTCATTGTGCGCTCATAAAACTTACGGACCCAAGGGCGTCGGTGCGCTCTATGTGCGCCGCAAACCGCGTATCCGATTGCAGGCGCAAATACACGGCGGCGGGCACGAGCGCGGCTTCCGGTCCGGTACCTTGCCCACGCACCAAATCGTCGGGATGGGCGAGGCCTTTCGCCTTGCCGGGCTCGAGATGGCGGCCGAGAACGAACGCCTCAAGACTTTGCGAGATCGACTATGGGATGGCTTGCGGCACCTGCCGGGCATCTATCTTAACGGCGATCTTGAGCAGCGGGTTCCGCATAATCTTAATGTCAGCTTCGACTATATCGAAGGCGAATCCCTGATGATGTCCTTGCCCGAGCTTGCCGTTTCCAGCGGGTCTGCCTGCACGTCCGCCAGTCTAGAGCCTTCCTACGTCCTGAAGGCCATAGGGCGCAGCGACGAAGTTGCCCATAGCTCCTTAAGGTTGTCATTGGGCCGCTATACAACGCTGCAGGATATCGATTTTGCGGTGCAATTATTGACCCAGCGCCTTGCCAAGCTGCGCGACTTGTCGCCGCTATGGGAGATGGCGCAACAAGGCGTGGACTTGAATTCGGTGCAATGGGCCGCACATTAGATACAGAAGTAAAGGACGCGAACACGATGGCTTACAGCGATCAGGTACTGGATCACTTCCGTAATCCACGAAATGTCGGCGCGCTTGACGCGACGGACAGGCAAGTGGGCACCGGTATGGTGGGCGCCCCCCACGAAGGCGATGTCATCAAACTGCAGATACGGGTTGACCGATCGGGTATCATCGAAGATGTGCGCTTCAAGACCTATGGCTGCGGCTCGGCAATTGCTTCCACCTCGTTGGCTACAGAGTGGGTGAAGGGCAAGACGCTGGATCAGGCCTTGCAGATCCGCCATACGCAGATCGCACACGAACTGGCCCTACCGCCAGTAAAGATTCATTGTTCCATCCTGGTCGAAGACGCCATCCGGGCGGCCATTCAGGATTACCAGGCAAAGCAACAGGATTAAATCATGGGAATTACGCTGACACCACAAGCGGCTGACCATATCAACCGCCATATCGAAAAACGAGGCTCCGGCCTGGGGTTACGCCTGGGCGTGCGCCTTACAGGCTGCTCGGGCATGGCTTATAAGCTGGAGTATGTCGATCAACCCAATTCTGACGATCAGGTTTACGAACAACTGGGCGTCAAGGTGTTTATTGACCCGAAGAGCTTGCCGTTCCTGGACGGGACCCGCGTTGATTACTCGCGTGACGGCTTAAACGAGGGTTTCAAATTTTCCAACCCCAACGAGAAAGCAAGCTGCGGTTGCGGAGAGTCGTTTACCGTGTAGTTTGCTGTACGCATGACCCGCCGAACGGTCTAGGCCGGATCACCCCGACGCGCCTCATATGAGGCGCGTTTTTTTGTGGGAGACAGCCCCGCAGCGACGGGGACCTGTTACATCGCCGGCTATATGCAGATTTGTACTGGAAGGACGATGCTATTGATATTAAACGCATATTTATCGTAAACCCTGAGTGTAAAGCGTGTTTCAAGGCCTATTCGAACGATTCCAATATGCTCTAATCTGTTAACGGCGCTACCGAAGGTAGTGGAATGTAACGGCAGAACTAGTACAAAGGGATTAGGGATGGCATACAAAACGGCTCACTCAGGGTTTCGAATCAGCGCGATGGCGGTGGCACTTTTAGGGGTTTATGGAGTAGCGGCGGCAGATCCTGTATCCAGTACCTTGCTTTGCAAAAACAGCATTTGTGCGCCTGCTCCCGGCACCGCTTTCGAAGGTGTGTCCACTACGCCTACGTACTACGACTGGATCGTCAAGGCCGAGAACTCCGACTTAACGTTAACCGGTGGTTCGGTCAAAGGCACCGGGCATAAAACCCGCGGTGTTGGTTCAACGGCCGGGTCCAAGGTCATACTGGACGGCGTGACGGTTACTACACTCACAGGTGGCGGTACGAACTGGGGCAGCCATGGCGTCCAGGCAGATGAAGCCGGCAGCACGCTTAACATGAACGGCGGCTCAATCAGTACAACGGGCGAGTACAGCAATGGCATACAGGCAGGTGCTGGCGGATTCGTTATGGGTCGTGGCGTCACCATTACCGCTGATGGCGGAAACTCCCATACCTTCGGGGTCGAGGCGAATAACGGCGGCAGCGTCGACCTCGAAGGCGGCTCCATTGAGGTGAAAGGCAAAAACGCTGGTGGAGCACGGGCCTATACCGGTAACGGCAAAAGTGACAAAGGACTTATCAAACTTGTTGGCACTGGTGTTAGCGTTACCGGGGCAGCAGCCATTGGCTTGATGGCGGGAGATAAAGACGGCACCGCACCCGCAAGCACAGGCGACATCGTCTTCAGGAATGCTGATGTCAGCGTCAGTGGAACGAACGCCATCGCCGCGCGAGCACTTGCCGGCGGTGTGCTGACGATTGACAACGCAACGTTCATGTCCAGCACAGCGTCGGGCGATGCGACGGGAGTATTCGTAGATGGGCCAGGATCAGCCCTCAACGCCACCAACCTTACGATACGCAGCACAGGATCGTCGCGAGCCAAAGGCGTAGTGGCGGAAAATGGTGGCACGGCCTCGATCGTGGGTGGCACGATCGAAACCAGCGGCGGTATGAACTCACACGCCATGGACGCATTCCAGACGGGATCAGTAATAACCGCGACAGACGTCGATGTGAAAACGACCGGCTATGCTGCTGGTGCGTTCAATGGTGCCGAGGTCGTTCTGACCAGGGGGGTTTTTGATGTGGTAGGCACCACCGCAACTGTAGGTTGGGATACGGCAGCAGGGTTTGTTGTAGGTGGAAGCGCAGCGAATTCTAAACTTACCGCCCAGAACGTCACACTCATAAACTCGGCGGCTCTTCTTAATGCTCCCCCCACCTACACCAGCTCTGCGTTAAGAGTTGGCGCTGATTTCGGTACCGCACTCAACTCGCAGGCCGAGATGTCGCTGACCAATAGCGAAGTGATCGCTTCAGGATCGCAGCGTCGCATTGCACTCATTGAAAACAACAGCCATCTCATCGCTACCAATAGTCACCTGTCTTCAGAGCAGGACGAGGGCATAGCTCTTGTGAACAATGCCAAGTTGACGCTCGACGGAACCGCGGTCGAGGCCAAGAAAGAAAGCCTAAGGTCTCAGTTCAGTACTGCTGGCACGCAGACTATTACAGTGGGATCGGGTTCTACACTAAGTAAAAACAATGGAACTCTGCTGCTCGTCAAACGGGAAACTGCGGGTGATGCAGGCAAGGTCTCCCTCATCCTCGAGGCGGGTGCATACGCATCGGGCAATATTGAGAACCTCAATGCTGCAGGCGAGCGCGTTACGGTTGGTACGGATCGAACTTTCTTTGAGGTGAGAACGGGTGCCCACTGGGCTGGCTTGGTGTTAGACGCAAATACCAAGGATGAGTCCAACGTCAACGATGGTGAGACCATCACCGGAGATGTAGCGGTGTCTTCTGGATCGAATGTTGCCTTTAACGGCAACACGTTCAACTCGACGGTCGCATCGGGAGCCAATTCCAATATTTCGTTCAACGGAGCCACGACCATTGGAGGCAATGCGTTGGGCCAGTCCGGGTCCACTATGTCCTTCAGTGGTCCCGCCACGATTACGGGCGGTGTCACTGGGGTAGGCAGCAATTTCCAGTTTAACGGTCCCACGCAGATAGGCGGAAGTGTGGCACTAGGCGGAGGCTCGACGTTAGGCGGGGGCACGGTGGATGCACCCATTGAGATCGGCGGCGACGTTGATGTCTCTGAAGGGTCTGTGCTGGGGGGCAACCTTAATGTAGGCGGCGCGCTTTCCGGTTCTGGCGGAACACTTGCCCCGGGTAATTCCATTGGGTCTCAAACGTATGGTTCGGTAGCAGGATTTGGGGGCCGGTACGTTGCGGAAATCAATGCGGCAGGTCAGTCTGATTTTGTTCGCATCTCTGGCGGGGACGCCGATCTCAAAGGTATAGCGCTCGAAGTACGCCAAGAGAATGGCAATGGTGGCTATATGTTCGGTCATGAGTACACCATTCTTGAAACGGTCAAGGCCGATGGCATCA from Pollutimonas thiosulfatoxidans includes:
- the iscA gene encoding iron-sulfur cluster assembly protein IscA produces the protein MGITLTPQAADHINRHIEKRGSGLGLRLGVRLTGCSGMAYKLEYVDQPNSDDQVYEQLGVKVFIDPKSLPFLDGTRVDYSRDGLNEGFKFSNPNEKASCGCGESFTV
- a CDS encoding amino acid aminotransferase, translating into MTSLFESVELAPRDPILGLNEQYNADARTGKVNLGVGVYYDDQGRLPLLESVSKAETARIEAHAARGYLPMEGIAGYNKGAQTLLFGADSPIISSGRALTAQALGGTGALKIGADFLKALLPNAKVVISNPSWENHRALFERAGFPVETYAYYDAATHGLDFPGMLASLRALPAQTIVILHACCHNPTGVDPTFEQWQEIVQIVKENKLVPFLDIAYQGFGDGLEEDASVVRLFAQQDLTMLVSSSFSKSFSLYGERVGALTLVTSSKDESVRVLSQLKRIIRTNYSNPPTHGGTVVSTVLNTPELYTLWTTELAGMRERIRTMRVQLVEKLKAHGVTQNFDFVLDQRGMFSYSGLTSQQVDRLRDEHAIYAVSSGRICVAALNSRNIDYVAKAIASVLTA
- a CDS encoding IscS subfamily cysteine desulfurase, translated to MQSRPVYLDYSSTTPVDTRVVDAMLPWLAEQFGNPASRSHAYGWDAEEAVEQARTQVAQLINADAREIVWTSGATESNNLALKGAAHAYATKGRHIVTVKTEHKAVLDVCRELEREGFEVTYLDVPESGLLDVATFKAALRPDTILASVMLVNNEIGVIQDIPAMGAACGEQGIIFHVDAAQATGKVVIDLQAWNVDLMSLCAHKTYGPKGVGALYVRRKPRIRLQAQIHGGGHERGFRSGTLPTHQIVGMGEAFRLAGLEMAAENERLKTLRDRLWDGLRHLPGIYLNGDLEQRVPHNLNVSFDYIEGESLMMSLPELAVSSGSACTSASLEPSYVLKAIGRSDEVAHSSLRLSLGRYTTLQDIDFAVQLLTQRLAKLRDLSPLWEMAQQGVDLNSVQWAAH
- a CDS encoding autotransporter outer membrane beta-barrel domain-containing protein produces the protein MSTTPTYYDWIVKAENSDLTLTGGSVKGTGHKTRGVGSTAGSKVILDGVTVTTLTGGGTNWGSHGVQADEAGSTLNMNGGSISTTGEYSNGIQAGAGGFVMGRGVTITADGGNSHTFGVEANNGGSVDLEGGSIEVKGKNAGGARAYTGNGKSDKGLIKLVGTGVSVTGAAAIGLMAGDKDGTAPASTGDIVFRNADVSVSGTNAIAARALAGGVLTIDNATFMSSTASGDATGVFVDGPGSALNATNLTIRSTGSSRAKGVVAENGGTASIVGGTIETSGGMNSHAMDAFQTGSVITATDVDVKTTGYAAGAFNGAEVVLTRGVFDVVGTTATVGWDTAAGFVVGGSAANSKLTAQNVTLINSAALLNAPPTYTSSALRVGADFGTALNSQAEMSLTNSEVIASGSQRRIALIENNSHLIATNSHLSSEQDEGIALVNNAKLTLDGTAVEAKKESLRSQFSTAGTQTITVGSGSTLSKNNGTLLLVKRETAGDAGKVSLILEAGAYASGNIENLNAAGERVTVGTDRTFFEVRTGAHWAGLVLDANTKDESNVNDGETITGDVAVSSGSNVAFNGNTFNSTVASGANSNISFNGATTIGGNALGQSGSTMSFSGPATITGGVTGVGSNFQFNGPTQIGGSVALGGGSTLGGGTVDAPIEIGGDVDVSEGSVLGGNLNVGGALSGSGGTLAPGNSIGSQTYGSVAGFGGRYVAEINAAGQSDFVRISGGDADLKGIALEVRQENGNGGYMFGHEYTILETVKADGISNVLDNKFQSAALDGSFVGTLVELNPVNYGANYVRISLSKNADALAAERATWSRNQSAVMSGLGGNPLDYTVATMQPDVRKDALNQLSGEVHASTQSALLNNSSLITRTLTNRMRGNLGAGMQAGAPTAQSTGAVAGSMPTSTAHPLWAEVVGSWSTLDDNGNAAEVKSNVAGLFIGGDTAVGNGWRVGGALGFTDGKIEVNDRSSKSDVTSYTAALYGGNSWAAESGKVNFLAGAAYTRHEVDSRRSVTVGGNQTLKADYDVNTTQLFTELGYAIPVGQASEVEPYLGVAWLSQKAKSFTETGGSAALHGDSQKDDVTTFTLGLRGKTAVDVGANQASLYAGLGWRHASGDVEAERRMNFVQGNSVGFKVAGAPIAKNAAVVDLGAEMAVGKNAAMGLGYSGQFGNGNTDSTGSLYLKVKF
- the uvrB gene encoding excinuclease ABC subunit UvrB; translation: MNAPAPGFINYPNSPFQLYRPYPPAGDQPTAIDALVEGINDGLMYQTLLGVTGSGKTYTMANVIARTGRPAIVLAPNKTLAAQLYAEMREFFPNNAVEYFVSYYDYYQPEAYVAARDLFIEKDSSINEHIEQMRLSATKSLLERRDTIIVGTVSCIYGIGNPGDYHAMVLTLRTGDRIARQELLGRLVAMQYERNDVEFVRGVFRARGEIIDVFPAEHAELALRITLFDDEIESLQMFDPLTGKINRSIPRFTVFPSSHYVTPRETVLRAIETIKVELRERLAVLIADGKLVEAQRLEQRTRFDLEMLQELGFCKGIENYSRHLSGAAPGDPPPTLIDYLPRDALMFIDESHVTMGQLSAMYRGDRSRKSTLVQFGFRLPSAMDNRPLQLEEFEQRMRQCVFVSATPANYENEHTDNVVEQVVRPTGLVDPLVEVRPALTQVDDLLGEIKKRVAVQERVLVTTLTKRMSEDLTDYLAEHGTKVRYLHSDIDTVERVEIIRDLRLGVFDVLVGINLLREGLDIPEVSLVAILDADKEGFLRSERSLIQTMGRAARNINGRAILYADRITDSMRRAMGETERRRLKQLEFNEVHGITARGVSKAVREMIDGVMVPAEPSVLDDISPEVLRDDKALAKEIRRLEKLMMDHAKNLEFEQAANARDALNRLKHKALMS
- the iscU gene encoding Fe-S cluster assembly scaffold IscU gives rise to the protein MAYSDQVLDHFRNPRNVGALDATDRQVGTGMVGAPHEGDVIKLQIRVDRSGIIEDVRFKTYGCGSAIASTSLATEWVKGKTLDQALQIRHTQIAHELALPPVKIHCSILVEDAIRAAIQDYQAKQQD
- the iscR gene encoding Fe-S cluster assembly transcriptional regulator IscR — encoded protein: MRLTTKGRFAVTAMIDLALRQQSGPVTLATISERQNISLSYLEQLFGKLRRHELVDSIRGPGGGYTLARLARNITVADIIFAVDEPLDATSCGGKENCNIGRNGSMGKCMTHELWSTLNRKMVDYLDSVSLQDLVDQERMRQLHEATQAQIAVRQNRSPDVLIATSRPVTA
- a CDS encoding low molecular weight protein-tyrosine-phosphatase — encoded protein: MMTKVLFVCMGNICRSPSAEGVFRRIVDEAGLSDVVGVDSAGTHSFHIGEAPDARAQAAARKRGYELAHCVARQITPDDFREFDLILAMDWENLSALQQQCPKVYQHKLMLLMRFANEFEEATVPDPYYGGPEGFGKVLDYLEDACQGVMEMVRKRALQYQAA